In one Armatimonadota bacterium genomic region, the following are encoded:
- a CDS encoding HD domain-containing protein: MIEPNLPAGKRITLRDIKANPKIMAAIDGANELLNSMGYTEHGHRHVGIVSGITKHIMETLGMPEREVELGQIAAYMHDIGNVINRVDHPISGANLAFVFLNEMGMDVRETAPILGAIGNHEELAGTPISVMSAALIVADKSDVHRSRVQNPLMETFDIHDRVNYAVTKSRVEMEKETKTIRLVLEIDTQFASVMEYFEIFLSRMVMCRKASKLFGYNFSLVANGTSLE, from the coding sequence ATGATCGAACCCAACCTACCGGCCGGAAAGCGCATCACCCTCCGCGACATCAAAGCCAACCCAAAAATCATGGCCGCCATCGATGGCGCCAACGAGCTCCTGAACAGCATGGGTTACACCGAGCACGGGCACCGGCACGTCGGCATCGTCAGCGGCATCACCAAACACATCATGGAAACCCTAGGCATGCCCGAACGCGAGGTCGAACTCGGGCAGATCGCCGCTTACATGCACGACATCGGCAATGTCATCAACCGAGTCGACCATCCCATCAGCGGAGCCAACCTCGCATTCGTCTTTTTGAACGAAATGGGCATGGATGTCCGAGAGACCGCACCCATCCTGGGGGCGATTGGCAACCACGAAGAGCTAGCTGGCACCCCCATCAGTGTGATGTCGGCCGCCCTCATCGTCGCCGATAAAAGCGATGTCCACCGGTCGCGGGTGCAGAACCCTTTGATGGAGACTTTCGACATCCATGACCGGGTGAATTACGCCGTCACTAAATCCCGGGTTGAAATGGAAAAGGAAACGAAAACAATCCGACTTGTGTTAGAGATCGACACCCAGTTTGCCAGCGTGATGGAGTACTTCGAGATCTTTTTGAGCCGTATGGTCATGTGTCGCAAGGCGTCAAAGCTGTTCGGCTACAACTTCTCGCTGGTCGCCAACGGCACGAGTTTGGAGTAA